From a region of the Alnus glutinosa chromosome 1, dhAlnGlut1.1, whole genome shotgun sequence genome:
- the LOC133870510 gene encoding uncharacterized protein LOC133870510: MEWRKCYLDVILVPLGVLINIAYHAWLWHKVRTQPLTTVIGTYSKAQRLWVPAITEDIDKRSILAVQTLRNMIMGSTLMATTSILLCAGLAAVISSTYSVKKPLNDTVYGAQGEFMVALKYVTLLMTFLFSFFSHSMSITFLNQVSILISTLGEPKSILSPEYVSDLFEKGCLLNTVGNRIFYVGLPLLLWIFGPVLVFLCFVATVPVLYSHDFLYGCGNRKVNFCGQMESAYADKLES, encoded by the exons ATGGAATGGAGGAAATGTTATCTGGACGTGATACTGGTGCCATTAGGTGTGCTAATAAACATTGCCTATCATGCTTGGCTATGGCATAAAGTCCGGACACAGCCACTTACAACCGTCATTGGAACATATTCAAAGGCACAGCGCTTATGGGTCCCGGCGATCACGGAG GACATTGACAAGAGGAGCATACTGGCAGTCCAAACTCTGAGGAACATGATAATGGGATCAACCCTGATGGCCACCACGTCAATCCTTCTTTGCGCCGGCCTCGCAGCAGTGATTAGCAGCACATACAGTGTTAAAAAGCCACTCAACGACACTGTTTATGGGGCTCAAGGGGAATTCATGGTAGCCTTAAAATATGTGACACTTTTAATGACCTTCCTTTTCTCGTTTTTCAGTCACTCCATGTCCATTACGTTTCTAAACCAAGTGAGCATCCTGATTAGCACCCTAGGGGAACCCAAGTCGATACTGAGTCCAGAGTACGTGTCTGATCTTTTTGAGAAGGGTTGCCTTTTGAACACAGTGGGCAATAGGATTTTTTACGTAGGACTTCCTCTTCTGCTTTGGATCTTTGGGCCAGTGCTGGTTTTCTTGTGTTTTGTCGCAACGGTGCCAGTGCTTTACAGCCATGACTTCCTGTATGGGTGTGGGAATCGAAAGGTGAACTTCTGTGGACAAATGGAATCTGCATATGCAGATAAATTGGAATCATAG
- the LOC133870518 gene encoding uncharacterized protein LOC133870518, whose amino-acid sequence MECRQYYLDAMLVPLGVLINIAYHAWLCHKVRTQPLTTFIGTYSKAQLLWVPAIMKDIDKRNILAVQTLRNTIMGSTLMATTSILLCAGLAAVKSSTYGVAKPLNDTADNGGQGEFMVLLKHVTLLITFLLSFFSHSMSITFLNQVNNLISTLEDPKSIVTPEYVSHLLEKGCCLNAAGNRIFYLALPLLLWFFGPLLVFLCFLAMVPLLYNHDFLYQCGNPKVNHICR is encoded by the exons atGGAATGCAGGCAATATTATCTGGACGCGATGCTGGTGCCATTAGGTGTGCTGATAAACATTGCCTATCATGCTTGGCTGTGTCATAAAGTCCGGACACAGCCGCTCACAACCTTCATCGGAACATATTCAAAGGCACAGCTTTTATGGGTCCCGGCAATCATGAAG GACATTGACAAGAGGAACATCCTGGCGGTCCAAACTCTGAGGAACACGATCATGGGATCGACCCTGATGGCCACCACGTCAATCCTTCTTTGTGCCGGCCTCGCAGCAGTGAAAAGCAGCACGTATGGAGTCGCAAAGCCACTCAACGACACCGCCGATAATGGGGGTCAAGGCGAATTCATGGTGTTGTTAAAACATGTGACGCTCCTAATCACCTTCCTGTTGTCGTTTTTCAGTCACTCCATGTCCATAACGTTTCTGAACCAAGTGAACAACCTGATTAGCACGCTAGAGGACCCAAAGTCGATAGTGACGCCGGAGTATGTCTCTCATCTTTTGGAGAAGGGCTGCTGTTTGAACGCGGCGGGCAATAGAATTTTTTACCTCGCGCTTCCTCTTCTGCTTTGGTTCTTTGGGCCACTGCTggttttcttgtgttttctcGCAATGGTGCCACTGCTTTACAACCATGACTTTCTGTATCAGTGTGGGAATCCAAAGGTGAACCACATATGTAGATGA
- the LOC133870528 gene encoding protein-S-isoprenylcysteine O-methyltransferase B isoform X1 — protein sequence MTEIFSYTAYRQLSQMFLAIIFFHGSEYILALATHGSSNVTLKSLLISTNYLFAMIFSLVEYFIEIAFFPGLKELWWVSNLGLGMVIIGEIIRKTAIITAGQAFTHLIRISRAEDHKLITHGIYGFVRHPGYCGFFIWSVGTQIMLCNPVSTIAFVVVVWRFFAQRIPYEEHFLRQFFGLQYVEYGRRVPSGVPFVS from the coding sequence ATGACAGAAATCTTCAGTTACACAGCTTACAGGCAGTTATCTCAGATGTTCCTTGCAATAATCTTCTTTCACGGTTCTGAATACATTTTAGCACTTGCCACGCATGGGAGCTCAAATGTTACTCTTAAGTCTCTTCTGATCAGTACAAACTATCTTTTTGCAATGATCTTTTCATTGGTGGAGTACTTCATTGAAATTGCTTTTTTTCCTGGGTTGAAGGAGCTCTGGTGGGTAAGCAACTTGGGCCTAGGAATGGTTATAATCGGTGAAATTATAAGGAAAACAGCAATAATTACAGCTGGTCAGGCCTTCACACATCTTATCAGGATTTCTCGTGCGGAGGATCACAAACTGATTACTCATGGAATTTATGGATTTGTAAGACATCCTGGATACTGTGGTTTCTTCATCTGGTCAGTTGGTACTCAGATAATGCTCTGTAATCCCGTGTCAACAATTGCATTTGTGGTTGTTGTTTGGCGCTTCTTTGCGCAACGGATTCCATATGAAGAGCATTTCTTGAGGCAATTTTTTGGGTTGCAGTATGTGGAATATGGCAGACGAGTTCCTTCTGGGGTGCCATTTGTAAGCTGA
- the LOC133870528 gene encoding protein-S-isoprenylcysteine O-methyltransferase B isoform X2: MSFLKHLLGDLEIQFSVSMFYRSASFSEIFSYTAYRQLSQMFLAIIFFHGSEYILALATHGSSNVTLKSLLISTNYLFAMIFSLVEYFIEIAFFPGLKELWWVSNLGLGMVIIGEIIRKTAIITAGQAFTHLIRISRAEDHKLITHGIYGFVRHPGYCGFFIWSVGTQIMLCNPVSTIAFVVVVWRFFAQRIPYEEHFLRQFFGLQYVEYGRRVPSGVPFVS; encoded by the exons ATGTCATTCTTGAAGCATCTTTTGGGTGATTTGGAGATTCAATTTTCAGTATCAATGTTTTATCGCTCTGCATCATTTTCAG AAATCTTCAGTTACACAGCTTACAGGCAGTTATCTCAGATGTTCCTTGCAATAATCTTCTTTCACGGTTCTGAATACATTTTAGCACTTGCCACGCATGGGAGCTCAAATGTTACTCTTAAGTCTCTTCTGATCAGTACAAACTATCTTTTTGCAATGATCTTTTCATTGGTGGAGTACTTCATTGAAATTGCTTTTTTTCCTGGGTTGAAGGAGCTCTGGTGGGTAAGCAACTTGGGCCTAGGAATGGTTATAATCGGTGAAATTATAAGGAAAACAGCAATAATTACAGCTGGTCAGGCCTTCACACATCTTATCAGGATTTCTCGTGCGGAGGATCACAAACTGATTACTCATGGAATTTATGGATTTGTAAGACATCCTGGATACTGTGGTTTCTTCATCTGGTCAGTTGGTACTCAGATAATGCTCTGTAATCCCGTGTCAACAATTGCATTTGTGGTTGTTGTTTGGCGCTTCTTTGCGCAACGGATTCCATATGAAGAGCATTTCTTGAGGCAATTTTTTGGGTTGCAGTATGTGGAATATGGCAGACGAGTTCCTTCTGGGGTGCCATTTGTAAGCTGA
- the LOC133858463 gene encoding superoxide dismutase [Fe] 3, chloroplastic isoform X2 has product MGSCCYGAFSASSHLSVTDFSRGFKSPKLPCLSKRQERWFARPQGAPKISAYYGLRTPPYKLDALEPHMSRRTLETHWGGHHRNYVEGLNKQLEKNQLLYGCTLDELVKVTYNNGNPSPEFNNAAQVWNHDFFWESMQPGGGSMPILGVLQQIEKDFGSFTNFREKFVEAALTLFGSGWVWLVLKREERRLAVIKTSNAICPLVWDDIHAYYLDYKNDKGKYVNVFMNHLVSWNVAMARMARAEAFVNLGEPKIPIA; this is encoded by the exons ATGGGATCCTGTTGTTATGGTGCTTTCTCTGCAAGTTCTCATCTTTCAGTGACCGACTTCTCACGGGGGTTCAAGAGCCCCAAGCTTCCTTGTCTG TCTAAGCGGCAAGAAAGATGGTTTGCTCGGCCTCAAGGAGCTCCAAAAATTTCTGCTTACTACGGCTTGAGGACACCTCCTTATAAACTT GATGCTTTAGAACCGCACATGAGTCGGAGGACACTGGAGACGCATTGGGGAGGTCACCATCGAAATTATGTAGAAGGATTGAACAAACAGTTGGAAAAGAACCAATTATTGTATGGCTGCACGTTGGATGAGCTTGTCAAAGTAACATATAATAATGGAAACCCCTCACCCGAATTCAACAATGCTGCCCAG GTTTGGAATCATGACTTCTTTTGGGAAAGCATGCAACCTGGAGGAGGGAGCATGCCCATACTAGGTGTCCTTCAGCAGATCGAAAAGGACTTTGGTTCATTTACAAATTTCAGGGAGAAGTTTGTAGAAGCAGCGCTCACACTGTTTGGCTCTGGCTGGGTTTGGCTTGTTT tgaagagagaagagagacgACTTGCAGTAATCAAAACGTCAAATGCCATTTGCCCACTAGTATGGGATGACATA CATGCTTATTATCTGGATTACAAG AACGATAAAGGGAAGTACGTGAATGTTTTTATGAACCACCTTGTATCTTGGAATGTGGCAATGGCACGCATGGCCCGTGCTGAGGCCTTTGTGAATTTAGGCGAACCTAAAATTCCTATTGCTTGA
- the LOC133858463 gene encoding superoxide dismutase [Fe] 3, chloroplastic isoform X1, with product MGSCCYGAFSASSHLSVTDFSRGFKSPKLPCLSKRQERWFARPQGAPKISAYYGLRTPPYKLDALEPHMSRRTLETHWGGHHRNYVEGLNKQLEKNQLLYGCTLDELVKVTYNNGNPSPEFNNAAQVWNHDFFWESMQPGGGSMPILGVLQQIEKDFGSFTNFREKFVEAALTLFGSGWVWLVLKREERRLAVIKTSNAICPLVWDDIPIISLDMWEHAYYLDYKNDKGKYVNVFMNHLVSWNVAMARMARAEAFVNLGEPKIPIA from the exons ATGGGATCCTGTTGTTATGGTGCTTTCTCTGCAAGTTCTCATCTTTCAGTGACCGACTTCTCACGGGGGTTCAAGAGCCCCAAGCTTCCTTGTCTG TCTAAGCGGCAAGAAAGATGGTTTGCTCGGCCTCAAGGAGCTCCAAAAATTTCTGCTTACTACGGCTTGAGGACACCTCCTTATAAACTT GATGCTTTAGAACCGCACATGAGTCGGAGGACACTGGAGACGCATTGGGGAGGTCACCATCGAAATTATGTAGAAGGATTGAACAAACAGTTGGAAAAGAACCAATTATTGTATGGCTGCACGTTGGATGAGCTTGTCAAAGTAACATATAATAATGGAAACCCCTCACCCGAATTCAACAATGCTGCCCAG GTTTGGAATCATGACTTCTTTTGGGAAAGCATGCAACCTGGAGGAGGGAGCATGCCCATACTAGGTGTCCTTCAGCAGATCGAAAAGGACTTTGGTTCATTTACAAATTTCAGGGAGAAGTTTGTAGAAGCAGCGCTCACACTGTTTGGCTCTGGCTGGGTTTGGCTTGTTT tgaagagagaagagagacgACTTGCAGTAATCAAAACGTCAAATGCCATTTGCCCACTAGTATGGGATGACATA CCAATCATCAGTTTAGATATGTGGGAG CATGCTTATTATCTGGATTACAAG AACGATAAAGGGAAGTACGTGAATGTTTTTATGAACCACCTTGTATCTTGGAATGTGGCAATGGCACGCATGGCCCGTGCTGAGGCCTTTGTGAATTTAGGCGAACCTAAAATTCCTATTGCTTGA